Proteins encoded together in one Synergistetes bacterium HGW-Synergistetes-1 window:
- a CDS encoding (Fe-S)-binding protein, which translates to MAHNHTHGSPYSRLTERLNRFPQGAPASKLLFDILKILMTEKEAGLMAQLPIKPFRAKQAAEIWKLPENEAHKILDELAERAILVDIEQNGEQIYAVPPPMAGFFEFSLMRVREDIDQKTLSELFLQYISVEEDFMKDLVCGGDTQMGRIFPQEPQIPDEYALHVLDHERATNVIETASHIGISMCYCRHKALHNGTACDAPMDICMTFNTTAATLIKHGHARQVDISECKDLLQQAYDHDLVQFGENVRQKVNFICNCCSCCCEALLAIRRFGVAQTICSNFITIVDKESCIGCGKCEKICPVDAIEIIGEGPARKAVVDEKKCIGCGVCLKHCPAGALIFEPRPNRLITPLDTTHRIVVMATERGLLQELIFDNKVLFSHRLLAGVLGTILKMPGLKRSFAQAQLKSRYLETLITKHSSS; encoded by the coding sequence ATGGCACACAACCACACTCATGGATCTCCTTACTCAAGGCTTACCGAGAGGCTGAACAGATTCCCCCAGGGAGCGCCTGCCTCAAAACTTCTTTTTGACATTTTAAAGATACTGATGACCGAAAAAGAGGCCGGACTGATGGCCCAGCTCCCAATAAAACCATTCAGGGCAAAACAGGCTGCAGAGATATGGAAGCTCCCTGAAAACGAGGCCCATAAAATACTGGATGAGCTCGCGGAGAGGGCAATACTGGTGGACATCGAACAGAACGGGGAACAGATATATGCAGTACCGCCTCCCATGGCCGGATTTTTTGAGTTCTCCCTTATGAGGGTGCGGGAAGACATTGATCAGAAAACGCTCAGCGAACTCTTCCTGCAGTACATATCCGTCGAGGAAGATTTCATGAAGGATCTTGTCTGCGGAGGTGATACCCAGATGGGGAGGATCTTCCCGCAGGAACCGCAGATACCCGATGAGTATGCATTGCACGTCCTCGATCACGAACGCGCAACAAATGTGATAGAGACAGCATCGCACATCGGCATAAGCATGTGCTACTGCCGCCATAAGGCTCTCCACAACGGTACGGCATGCGACGCCCCGATGGATATATGCATGACCTTCAACACTACTGCAGCCACCCTGATAAAGCACGGACATGCCAGACAGGTCGATATCTCTGAATGCAAAGACCTCCTGCAGCAGGCATACGATCATGACCTGGTCCAGTTTGGCGAGAATGTCCGCCAAAAGGTCAATTTTATCTGCAACTGCTGTTCATGCTGCTGTGAAGCGCTTCTGGCAATAAGGCGCTTCGGAGTCGCCCAGACGATCTGCTCAAACTTCATTACAATAGTAGATAAAGAGAGCTGCATAGGCTGCGGAAAATGTGAAAAAATATGTCCTGTGGATGCTATCGAAATAATAGGGGAAGGCCCTGCTCGAAAGGCCGTCGTTGATGAAAAAAAATGCATCGGCTGCGGAGTATGCCTGAAGCACTGCCCGGCAGGAGCCCTGATCTTCGAACCACGCCCCAACAGGCTGATCACACCCCTTGACACTACTCACAGAATAGTCGTGATGGCAACCGAAAGAGGACTTCTGCAGGAACTCATCTTCGACAACAAAGTGCTCTTCAGCCACAGGCTCCTTGCAGGCGTACTCGGAACGATACTCAAAATGCCCGGACTGAAGAGGAGCTTCGCCCAGGCGCAGCTGAAATCACGCTATCTGGAGACCCTTATTACAAAACACAGTTCATCATGA
- a CDS encoding L-threonine 3-dehydrogenase gives MTKKMIALVKERPEPGLWMREVDMPEVGPDDVLIKIKKTSICGTDLHIYNWNEWSKKTIKTPMTIGHEFVGEIVQTGSHVRGWEIGERVSGEGHIVCGTCRNCLAGRRHNCPNTIGVGVNRNGAFAQYLSIPKTNVWRCAPEIPDDIVSCFDPLGNATHTALQFDLIGEDVLITGAGPIGMMAAAICRHVGARNVVVTDLNDYRLSLAKEMGATRTVNVKREKLRDIFDELGMREGFDVGLEMSGSPKAFSDMVDHMFNGGRIALLGLLEPGTVIDWDKVIFHGLTLKGIYGRQMYETWYKMTTMLQSGLDISRVITHRFDVMDFEEGFRAMNTGESGKVVLDWQNL, from the coding sequence ATGACAAAAAAGATGATTGCTCTGGTAAAGGAAAGGCCGGAACCGGGACTGTGGATGCGCGAAGTTGATATGCCCGAAGTAGGACCCGATGACGTTCTTATCAAGATCAAGAAGACTTCCATCTGCGGCACTGATCTCCACATCTACAACTGGAACGAATGGTCAAAAAAGACCATAAAGACCCCTATGACCATAGGCCATGAGTTCGTCGGAGAGATAGTACAGACTGGCAGCCATGTCCGGGGCTGGGAGATAGGCGAGAGGGTCTCCGGAGAGGGACACATCGTCTGCGGCACCTGCAGAAACTGCCTGGCCGGGAGACGGCACAACTGTCCGAACACCATCGGCGTCGGAGTCAACAGGAACGGGGCTTTTGCGCAATACCTTTCGATACCCAAGACGAATGTCTGGAGATGCGCTCCTGAGATACCCGATGACATCGTATCCTGCTTCGATCCGCTTGGAAACGCCACCCACACGGCACTTCAGTTCGACCTCATCGGAGAGGACGTCCTAATTACAGGCGCCGGTCCGATAGGCATGATGGCAGCTGCAATATGCAGGCATGTCGGAGCAAGGAACGTAGTGGTGACAGACCTCAACGATTACAGGCTCTCGCTTGCAAAAGAGATGGGAGCGACAAGAACTGTCAACGTAAAGAGAGAAAAGTTAAGAGACATCTTCGATGAGCTTGGGATGAGGGAGGGCTTCGATGTGGGACTTGAAATGTCCGGAAGCCCGAAGGCATTCTCAGACATGGTCGACCACATGTTCAACGGAGGCAGGATAGCGCTTCTGGGGCTCCTTGAACCCGGAACGGTAATAGACTGGGACAAGGTCATATTCCACGGACTTACCCTCAAGGGTATATACGGCCGGCAGATGTATGAGACGTGGTACAAGATGACTACGATGCTTCAGAGCGGGCTGGATATAAGCCGTGTCATAACCCACAGGTTCGATGTCATGGATTTCGAAGAGGGTTTCAGGGCAATGAACACCGGCGAATCGGGCAAGGTTGTCCTGGACTGGCAAAACCTTTGA